One stretch of Daphnia pulicaria isolate SC F1-1A chromosome 8, SC_F0-13Bv2, whole genome shotgun sequence DNA includes these proteins:
- the LOC124310699 gene encoding histone H3.3-like yields the protein MVRIKQTARKSTGGAAAAAAQIAAAQQQAHLARKRLGGKGSKLTARKTIKEEGAKKKKERYRPGALALKEIRRYQNSTHLLIPKVRFQRLVREISNEFKLNLQFQSGAIGTLQEAGEAYLVGLFEDTNLCALHASRVTIMPKDIQLARRIRG from the coding sequence ATGGTTCGTATAAAGCAGACTGCTCGTAAATCGACTGGTGGTGCAGCGGCGGCTGCGGCCCAAATTGCAGCTGCCCAGCAGCAGGCCCATCTAGCCCGGAAGAGACTTGGAGGAAAAGGATCAAAGCTTACTGCCCGTAAAACGATTAAAGAAGAAggtgcgaagaagaagaaggagcgtTATCGTCCAGGTGCCCTTGCGTTGAAGGAGATACGTCGCTACCAAAATTCGACCCATCTTCTCATTCCAAAAGTTCGGTTTCAACGACTTGTTCGCGAAATCTCCAATGAATTCAAGTTGAACTTGCAATTTCAGAGCGGTGCCATTGGCACCTTGCAAGAGGCTGGTGAGGCTTATTTGGTGGGCTTATTCGAAGACACCAATTTGTGTGCTCTTCATGCAAGTCGTGTCACCATCATGCCGAAAGACATCCAGTTGGCACGCCGTATACGAGGATAG
- the LOC124312480 gene encoding uncharacterized protein LOC124312480, whose translation MNRPAVVTQMVDAIKEEFETLGPTDNDKFFGQYVALLHTNHSLFMSDTGLSQSYDIGEECFLLNILATEQLERKVSVCRQLLAVANIIEPGLTRIRGVTLYEMHAPMLLLAERTFKAGHCTFTNFKNRVEAVRTILTEATEIFAQVENHTATEEAMSVAADQALVQIQGWIAYVFDNT comes from the exons ATGAATCGGCCTGCAGTTGTTACCCAAATGGTCGACGCAATCAAAGAGGAATTTGAAACACTCGGACCCACTGATAACGATAA ATTCTTTGGCCAATACGTCGCCCTACTTCATACCAATCATTCACTATTTATGAGCGACACTGGGCTAAGTCAATCATACGACATCGGAGAGGAATGTTTCTTACTCAACATTTTGGCGACGGAACAGCTGGAACGAAAAGTGTCCGTCTGTCGCCAATTACTCGCTGTGGCCAATATTATTGAGCCAGGTCTGACTCGAATCAGAG GAGTAACATTGTACGAAATGCACGCCCCGATGTTGCTGCTAGCAGAACGAACTTTCAAGGCCGGCCATTGCACATTtactaatttcaaaaatagggTTGAAGCAGTTCGGACCATTTTGACTGAAGCAACAGAAATCTTTGCCCAGGTGGAAAATCATACTGCAACTGAGGAAGCCATGAGTGTGGCAGCAGATCAAGCTCTAGTGCAAATTCAGGGTTGGATTGCCTACGTATTTGATAACACCTGA
- the LOC124312334 gene encoding probable 4-coumarate--CoA ligase 3 produces MSMHLRSSLRRALLLANKTNICPAASISSQNSALGSAIASSSPKVKPEIKTYENNIVTSPYADCAFHDMTLTQKFFESAARWPDKVALECGVSGRRYTYNTMSQAVRRFGSALTRMGFKKGDVMGIVSPNVPEFPIAVFGSAGAGMPVALVNPAYTPDEIARQMTLVGATALFGVAEMTETLKAVAQLCPTIQRVILLGPTQEGCVSYQDMMQDSADMFNDTIDIDINKDIFILPHSSGTSGLPKNVMLTHSTVGKNVQQYLHPEGTNNRPATATHQETYIGLLPFFHSYGMVGLLLSAVESGSKLVTLPRFDVPTFLKAIDDHQPTYLHLVPPLVSLLTNLPALKAESYSRVHTIFCGAAPLGAPAAMKLLERFKNPISFQEAYGLTEMSPGVMMSPLDNKKLGSCGALFSRTQAKVMDLETGQRALGPYEDGELFVTGPQVMKGYYKNQKATDEMIGVDGWLRTGDVGHYDEDGHFFIVDRLKELIKVKAFQVAPAELEEILTTHPAIKEAAVIGIPDERAGELPRAYVVKKPGMESVSDFDIHAFIDAKVSAHKQIKGGIEFCSSIPRNNMGKILRRELRVQYANNSGK; encoded by the exons ATGTCGATGCATCTGAGATCTTCACTGCGGCGAGCCCTGCTGCTGGCCAACAAGACAAACATATGCCCGGCTGCTTCCATCAGCAGCCAGAATTCCGCACTGGGATCCGCCATCGCCTCTTCATCGCCAAAGGTCAAACCGGAGATCAAAACCTACGAGAACAACATTGTTACATCGCCGTACGCCGACTGCGCATTCCACGACATGACACTAACccaaaaattctttgaaaGCGCTGCCCGTTGGCCGGACAAAGTCGCATTG GAATGCGGTGTTTCTGGACGTCGATACACTTACAACACGATGAGTCAAGCGGTCCGTCGCTTCGGTAGCGCATTGACCCGTATGGGATTCAAAAAGGGCGACGTTATGGGCATTGTTTCTCCTAATGTTCCTGAATTTCCTATCGCCGTGTTCGGATCCGCTGGTGCTGGCATGCCCGTCGCTCTGGTCAACCCTGCCTACACTCCAG ATGAAATCGCCAGACAGATGACTCTTGTCGGAGCCACTGCTCTTTTCGGAGTTGCTGAGATGACCGAAACGCTGAAAGCAGTTGCCCAGCTTTGCCCGACCATCCAACGCGTCATTTTGTTGGGTCCGACCCAGGAGGGATGCGTTTCCTATCAAGATATGATGCAGGATTCTGCCGATATGTTTAACGACACTATCGAC ATCGACATCAACAAAGATATTTTCATTCTTCCCCACTCAAGCGGCACTTCTG gattgcCGAAAAATGTTATGCTGACTCACTCGACTGTTGGCAAAAACGTGCAGCAGTACCTACACCCCGAGGGCACAAACAACCGACCTGCCACAG CAACCCATCAGGAGACTTACATCGGTTTGCTGCCGTTCTTCCATTCTTACGGCATGGTCGGATTACTGCTCTCCGCAGTTGAGAGTGGATCCAAACTGGTGACTCTACCCCGTTTCGACGTGCCAACTTTCCTGAAAGCCATCGACGACCACCAG CCGACTTACTTGCACTTGGTGCCGCCTTTGGTGTCACTTTTGACAAACCTTCCCGCATTGAAGGCCGAATCCTACAGCCGAGTTCACACCATTTTCTGTGGTGCGGCACCCCTCGGGGCTCCAGCGGCTATGAAACTCCTGGAACGATTTAAAAATCCAATCAGCTTCCAAGAAG CATACGGACTGACTGAAATGTCGCCCGGAGTGATGATGAGTCCACTGGACAACAAGAAATTGGGCTCTTGCGGCGCGCTGTTTTCCAGAACTCAGGCCAAGGTGATGGACCTGGAAACTGGCCAGAGGGCCTTGGGTCCTTACGAGGACGGAGAACTTTTCGTCACTGGCCCGCAAGTCATGAAGGGCtactacaaaaaccaaaaagccaCCGACGAGATGATTGGAGTTGACGGATGGCTCCGCACTGGCGATGTCGGCCACTACGACGAAGACGGCCACTTTTTCATCGTTGACCGGCTCAAGGAGCTCATCAAAGTGAAAGCCTTCCAG GTCGCTCCTGCTGAACTGGAAGAAATCCTTACCACCCATCCGGCTATCAAGGAGGCAGCTGTCATTGGTATCCCTGATGAACGAGCCGGAGAATTGCCCAGGGCTTACGTCGTCAAGAAGCCCGGAATGGAATCGGTCAGCGATTTTGACATCCACGCCTTCATCGACGCCAAGGTGTCGGCCCATAAGCAAATCAAGGGCGGCATCGAGTTTTGCTCGTCAATCCCCAGGAACAACATGGGCAAGATTCTCCGACGAGAATTGCGAGTCCAGTATGCCAATAACTCTGGCAAGTAA